In a genomic window of Urocitellus parryii isolate mUroPar1 chromosome 11, mUroPar1.hap1, whole genome shotgun sequence:
- the LOC113196239 gene encoding olfactory receptor 6N2: MEQRNHSSLNEFVLLGFPSVGHVRGWLFGLLLLAYLFTICGNALIFLVIRLDRALHKPMYHFVSVLSFLELWYTATTIPKMLSNLLSEKKTISFAGCLLQTYFFHSLGASECYLLTAMAYDRYLAICRPLHYPAIMTTALCAKMAAGCWTCGFLCPISEVILVSQLPFCDYNEIEHIFCDFPPLLSLACKDTSTNVLVDFAVNAFIILLTFLFIMISYGRIIGAVLKIRTAAGRKKAFSTCASHLIVVLIFFGSIIFMYVRLKKSYSLTLDRTLAVVYSVLTPLANPIIYSLRNKELLKAIKRTIFRKEGKASPTHH; encoded by the coding sequence ATGGAGCAACGTAATCACTCAAGCCTGAATGAGTTTGTACTCCTGGGCTTCCCCAGTGTGGGACATGTCAGGGGCTGGCTTTTTGGGCTGCTATTGTTGGCTTACCTGTTCACAATTTGTGGCAATGCACTTATCTTCTTAGTCATACGACTGGACAGAGCCCTCCACAAGCCCATGTATCACTTTGTCAGTGTTCTCTCCTTCTTGGAGTTGTGGTACACAGccaccaccatccccaagatGCTATCTAATCTTCTCAGTGAGAAGAAGACCATTTCTTTTGCAGGATGCCTCCTTCAGACCTACTTCTTCCACTCCCTGGGGGCCTCTGAATGCTACCTTCTCACtgccatggcctatgaccgctaccTGGCTATCTGCAGGCCCCTCCACTACCCTGCCATCATGACCACAGCACTCTGTGCCAAGATGGCTGCTGGCTGTTGGACTTGTGGCTTCCTGTGTCCCATTTCTGAGGTCATCCTGGTCTCGCAGCTCCCCTTCTGTGACTACAATGAAATCGAGCACATCTTCTGTGATTTTCCACCTCTTCTGAGCCTGGCGTGCAAGGACACATCCACTAACGTGCTGGTGGACTTTGCTGTCAATGCGTTTATTATCCTTCTCACCTTTCTCTTTATCATGATTTCTTACGGGAGAATCATTGGAGCCGTGCTGAAGATAAGAACAGCAGCGGGCAGGAAGAAGGCCTTCTCTACGTGCGCCTCCCATCTCATCGTGGTCCTCATCTTCTTTGGCAGCATCATCTTCATGTATGTGCGGCTAAAGAAGAGCTACTCACTGACTCTTGACCGAACACTTGCTGTGGTCTACTCTGTCTTGACACCACTAGCCAACCCAATTATCTACAGCCTTCGGAACAAGGAACTCCTTAAGGCCATCAAGAGAACCATCTTCAGGAAGGAGGGGAAAGCTAGTCCTACTCACCACTGA